A region from the Benincasa hispida cultivar B227 chromosome 8, ASM972705v1, whole genome shotgun sequence genome encodes:
- the LOC120082625 gene encoding lectin-like — MADLEKEARENLGVKVEYGHCLKPILTENADGVVQWPSFINLYQQLIAGIYLDNGTKRYWFDKITKSNSYYVYPKSFSIAWIDDPRYWKWTIVEHFNRRVEAAELIRVSWFDVRGKIKAYFLSPGITYEIYYDLFLRSSASGWNEAVVFSIKLPNGFTIAKSEVLQNKPREQWFQIKIGEFKVDDKYGCNSVEEYEYSMLNHGGHWKTGLIVRGVGIQAKQPSLQIGCGCSS; from the exons ATGGCAGACTTAGAGAAGGAAGCAAGAGAGAACTTAGGAGTAAAAGTGGAGTATGGTCATTGCCTAAAACCTATTTTGACAGAGAATGCAGATGGGGTTGTGCAATGGCCCTCCTTCATTAACCTTTATCAACAACTTATTGCTGGGATCTACTTGGACAATGGAACTAAG AGGTATTGGTTTGATAAGATCACAAAGAGTAATTCCTACTATGTATATCCAAAAAGCTTCTCAATAGCTTGGATTGATGATCCTCGATACTGGAAATGGACAATCGTGGAACACTTCAA TAGGAGAGTTGAAGCGGCTGAGCTGATAAGGGTAAGTTGGTTTGATGTGCGTGGGAAGATCAAGGCATATTTTCTCTCACCTGGGATTACATATGAAATCTATTATGATTTATTCTTAAGGAGTTCTGCCTCTGGATGGAATGAAGCTGTTGTCTTCTCCATCAAGTTGCCAAATGGGTTTACAATTGCGAAATCTGAAGTCCTACAGAATAAGCCACGAGAGCAATGGTTTCAAATCAAGATCGGGGAATTCAAGGTCGACGATAAATATGGTTGTAACAGTGTTGAGGAGTACGAGTATTCCATGTTGAACCATGGAGGGCATTGGAAGACGGGGTTGATCGTCAGAGGTGTTGGAATTCAAGCAAAGCAACCATCTTTACAAATAGGTTGCGGATGCTCGAGTTAA